Proteins from a single region of Verrucosispora sp. NA02020:
- a CDS encoding glycoside hydrolase family 2 protein has product MSDARGSRPDRLPLHDGWTLRPVPGPQVPPEVDGRVVPATVPGCVHTDLLAADLIPDPYLDDNETALAWIGRTDWVYETTFDRPDGDHQRLDLVCAGLDTVATITLNGVEVGRTENMHRAYRFDLTSLLRAEDNNLAVRFDSAYRYAEAQRDRLGDRPNAYPEPFPFIRKMACNFGWDWGPTLVTAGIWQEIGLHGWSTARLARVHPLVTVEDGTGRVELHVEVDRATDVPVTVHAEVAGATAGVTIPAGERSAVLTVTVDEPELWWPRGHGGQPRYDLTVTLRGPDGATLDDWHRRIGFRSVRLDTTPDAHGAPFTLHVNDVPLFVRGVNWIPDDAFPHRVTRDRLAHRFDQAGAANVNLLRVWGGGRYESDDFYDLADERGLLVQQDFLFACAAYPEEEPLRTEVAAEAAEQVTRLAGHPSLVLWTGNNENIWGWHDWDWQQPLAGRTWGHGYYLDLLPRIVAELDPTRPYWPGSPYSGREDVHPNDPAYGTTHIWDVWNTDDYTKYREHLPRFVAEFGYQAPPAYATLRRALSDEPLAHDSPGMAHHQKATDGDLKLRRGLDAHLPAPRDFDDWHYLTQLNQARAIQLGVEHFRSHRGYCMGTIVWQLNDCWPVTSWAAVDGDGRRKPLWYALRRSYADRLLTVQPRDGGLALVAVNDGGRPWHASTTVTRLTLTGEPRAKTTLELAVPARTSVTLALPAELTRPDEARAELLVADAGPDRALWFFAEDRDVPWPTASFDAVVEEVDGTQRVRVTAHTVLRDLTLHPDRLDPSAEVDEALVTLLPGESTTFVVRSSAPLDPTALTSRPVLRCVND; this is encoded by the coding sequence TTGAGCGACGCACGGGGGAGCCGGCCGGACCGGTTGCCGTTGCACGACGGCTGGACCCTGCGACCGGTGCCCGGCCCGCAGGTGCCACCGGAGGTCGACGGTCGGGTGGTGCCGGCCACCGTCCCCGGCTGCGTGCACACCGACCTGCTCGCGGCGGACCTGATCCCCGACCCGTACCTGGACGACAACGAGACCGCGCTGGCCTGGATCGGCCGCACCGACTGGGTGTACGAGACCACCTTCGACCGGCCCGACGGCGACCACCAGCGCCTCGACCTGGTCTGCGCGGGGCTGGACACGGTCGCCACGATCACGCTCAACGGTGTCGAGGTCGGCCGCACCGAGAACATGCACCGGGCGTACCGCTTCGACCTGACCTCGCTGCTGCGCGCCGAGGACAACAACCTCGCGGTCCGCTTCGACTCCGCCTACCGGTACGCCGAGGCGCAGCGCGACCGGCTCGGCGACCGGCCCAACGCGTACCCGGAGCCGTTCCCGTTCATCCGCAAGATGGCCTGCAACTTCGGCTGGGACTGGGGCCCGACCCTGGTCACCGCCGGGATCTGGCAGGAGATCGGCCTGCACGGCTGGTCGACCGCCCGGCTGGCGCGGGTGCACCCGCTGGTCACCGTCGAGGACGGCACCGGCCGGGTGGAGCTGCACGTCGAGGTCGACCGCGCCACCGACGTGCCGGTCACCGTGCACGCCGAGGTGGCCGGTGCCACCGCCGGGGTGACGATCCCGGCGGGGGAGCGGTCGGCGGTGCTGACCGTCACCGTCGACGAACCGGAGCTGTGGTGGCCGCGCGGCCACGGCGGTCAACCCCGTTACGACCTGACGGTGACGCTGCGCGGGCCGGACGGTGCGACCCTCGACGACTGGCACCGGCGGATCGGCTTCCGTTCGGTACGCCTCGACACCACCCCCGACGCGCACGGCGCCCCCTTCACGCTGCACGTCAACGACGTGCCCCTCTTCGTGCGCGGGGTGAACTGGATCCCCGACGACGCCTTCCCCCACCGGGTCACCCGGGACCGTCTGGCGCACCGCTTCGACCAGGCCGGGGCGGCCAACGTCAACCTGCTGCGGGTCTGGGGCGGCGGCCGGTACGAGTCCGACGACTTCTACGACCTGGCCGACGAGCGGGGCCTGCTGGTGCAGCAGGACTTCCTCTTCGCCTGCGCGGCGTACCCGGAGGAGGAACCGCTGCGCACCGAGGTGGCCGCCGAGGCCGCCGAACAGGTGACCCGACTGGCCGGGCACCCGTCGCTGGTGCTGTGGACCGGCAACAACGAGAACATCTGGGGCTGGCACGACTGGGACTGGCAGCAGCCGCTCGCAGGACGCACCTGGGGACACGGCTACTACCTGGACCTGCTGCCCCGGATCGTCGCCGAGCTGGACCCGACCCGCCCGTACTGGCCCGGCAGCCCGTACTCCGGCCGGGAGGACGTCCACCCCAACGACCCGGCGTACGGCACGACCCACATCTGGGACGTCTGGAACACCGACGACTACACGAAGTACCGCGAGCACCTGCCCCGCTTCGTCGCCGAGTTCGGCTACCAGGCGCCACCGGCGTACGCCACCCTGCGGCGGGCCCTGAGCGACGAGCCGCTGGCGCATGACTCACCCGGCATGGCCCACCACCAGAAGGCCACCGACGGCGACCTCAAGTTGCGTCGCGGCCTGGACGCCCACCTGCCCGCGCCGCGCGACTTCGACGACTGGCACTACCTGACCCAGCTCAACCAGGCCCGCGCCATCCAACTCGGGGTCGAGCACTTCCGCTCCCACCGGGGCTACTGCATGGGCACCATCGTCTGGCAGCTCAACGACTGCTGGCCGGTCACCTCGTGGGCCGCCGTCGACGGCGACGGACGCCGCAAACCCCTCTGGTACGCGTTGCGCCGGTCCTACGCCGACCGCCTGCTCACCGTCCAGCCCCGCGACGGCGGCCTGGCCCTGGTCGCGGTCAACGACGGCGGCCGACCGTGGCACGCGTCGACCACGGTCACCCGGCTCACCCTGACCGGGGAGCCCCGCGCGAAGACCACGCTGGAGCTGGCGGTGCCGGCCCGCACCTCGGTGACGCTGGCGCTGCCTGCGGAGCTGACCCGGCCCGACGAGGCCCGCGCCGAACTGCTCGTCGCGGACGCCGGCCCCGACCGGGCACTGTGGTTCTTCGCCGAGGACCGCGACGTCCCCTGGCCGACCGCGTCCTTCGACGCCGTGGTGGAAGAGGTCGACGGCACCCAGCGGGTACGCGTCACCGCCCACACCGTCCTGCGCGACCTGACCCTGCATCCCGACCGGCTCGACCCGTCCGCCGAGGTCGACGAGGCCCTGGTGACGCTGCTGCCCGGTGAGTCGACGACGTTCGTCGTGCGGTCGTCGGCACCCCTGGACCCGACCGCCCTCACCAGTCGCCCGGTGCTCCGCTGCGTGAACGACTGA
- a CDS encoding DUF4352 domain-containing protein, producing the protein MPTLIGVGAFVMLCCGGALVVGLAGGDTTTEVTSASSGAPAADDTAPAPESAPATKAAAAEPTKAAEKPEPAKSKATGIGDKVRGGDFEFTVKSVKCGISRVGSEFLNAKAQGTFCKASVTVKNVTKSAQTFHADSALTAQDDRGREFEPDGTAGIYGNSDAQGFLDKINPGNSVTANVYFDVPKGTKLKSITLDAGLFTFAEDAVVVL; encoded by the coding sequence GTGCCCACCCTCATTGGTGTAGGCGCGTTCGTCATGCTGTGCTGCGGTGGCGCGCTGGTGGTCGGGTTGGCCGGCGGCGACACGACGACCGAAGTCACCTCCGCGAGCAGTGGGGCTCCCGCTGCCGATGACACGGCGCCTGCGCCGGAATCGGCACCAGCGACCAAGGCGGCGGCAGCGGAGCCGACCAAGGCGGCGGAGAAGCCGGAGCCGGCGAAGTCGAAAGCCACCGGTATCGGCGACAAGGTGCGTGGCGGTGACTTCGAGTTTACCGTCAAGAGCGTGAAGTGTGGGATCTCCCGGGTCGGCAGCGAATTCCTCAACGCCAAGGCGCAGGGCACCTTCTGCAAGGCCAGCGTGACCGTCAAGAACGTCACCAAGAGCGCCCAGACATTTCACGCAGATAGCGCCCTGACCGCACAGGACGACAGGGGCCGAGAGTTCGAGCCCGACGGAACGGCCGGGATCTACGGCAACAGCGACGCGCAGGGATTCCTGGACAAAATCAACCCGGGTAACTCGGTGACGGCGAACGTCTACTTCGATGTGCCGAAGGGCACCAAACTCAAGAGCATCACGCTCGACGCCGGGTTGTTCACCTTCGCCGAGGATGCTGTCGTGGTCCTGTGA
- a CDS encoding DUF397 domain-containing protein, whose product MVDLTGARWRKSTRSGGNGGECVEVADNLPGVVAVRDSKDPHGPALTFTPAAWATFLTTTRTTD is encoded by the coding sequence GTGGTTGACCTGACCGGTGCCCGCTGGCGCAAGAGCACCCGCAGCGGCGGCAACGGCGGCGAGTGCGTCGAGGTCGCCGACAACCTGCCCGGCGTCGTCGCGGTCCGCGACAGCAAAGACCCACACGGCCCCGCCCTCACCTTCACCCCCGCCGCCTGGGCCACCTTCCTCACCACCACCCGCACCACCGACTGA
- a CDS encoding helix-turn-helix transcriptional regulator, with protein MAEDMGSTVPRRQLGRTLRDLRTEAGITLDAAAEALECSRQKVWRIESGLGSVRGVDVRAMCELYAARAELTRALTALATETRAKGWWHAYGDAIPDWFELYVGLESAASRLRFYKNSLVPGIFQTRDYARGIYRIDQPDMTDDDRERAVDLRLQRQSLLTRRLPKPPQVQVVLCESVLLRPVDTPTVTAEQLRHVQELSNLPDVSVRFLPLAAGPHLGAVGGEFVMLDFPLGNRATPEPSVVYCESWTGALYLDRPTEFAAYEKAWSSLLSLALDEEQSRRLIDKIIEEVHRG; from the coding sequence ATGGCCGAAGACATGGGGTCGACAGTGCCCCGACGACAGCTCGGCAGGACCTTGCGTGACCTGCGCACCGAGGCCGGCATCACGCTCGATGCCGCCGCCGAGGCACTGGAGTGCAGCCGACAGAAGGTGTGGCGGATCGAGAGCGGCCTCGGCTCCGTGCGCGGCGTCGACGTCCGCGCGATGTGCGAGTTGTACGCCGCCCGCGCCGAGCTGACCCGGGCGCTCACCGCACTGGCCACCGAGACGAGAGCAAAAGGCTGGTGGCACGCCTACGGCGACGCCATCCCCGACTGGTTCGAGCTGTACGTCGGCCTCGAATCCGCCGCATCGAGACTGCGGTTCTACAAGAACAGCCTCGTGCCGGGCATCTTCCAGACCCGGGACTACGCCCGGGGCATCTATCGGATCGACCAGCCCGACATGACCGACGACGACCGCGAACGCGCCGTCGACCTGCGTCTGCAACGCCAGTCCCTGCTGACCCGCCGCCTGCCCAAGCCACCACAGGTGCAGGTCGTCCTCTGCGAGTCCGTCCTACTCCGACCGGTCGACACACCAACTGTCACCGCTGAGCAGTTGAGGCACGTGCAGGAGTTGAGCAACCTGCCGGACGTCTCGGTTCGGTTCCTGCCACTCGCCGCCGGTCCGCACCTTGGCGCGGTCGGCGGCGAATTCGTGATGCTCGACTTCCCCTTGGGTAACCGCGCCACTCCCGAGCCTTCAGTCGTCTACTGCGAGTCGTGGACCGGGGCGCTGTACCTGGACCGGCCGACCGAGTTCGCCGCCTACGAAAAGGCATGGTCGAGCTTGCTCAGCCTCGCCCTTGATGAGGAACAATCAAGGCGACTAATCGACAAGATCATCGAGGAGGTTCACCGTGGTTGA
- a CDS encoding helix-turn-helix domain-containing protein, whose protein sequence is MSRAVEQTNRAMLRARDAMDRAYAQPLDIPTLARIAYVSEAHFIRTFRATFGETPHRYLQRRRVERAMYLLLHTEQDVTEVCNAVGFGSLGTFSRTFRQIVGESPTDYRKRRIAPTAPVPGCFTKAWTRPSSFG, encoded by the coding sequence GTGAGCAGGGCGGTCGAGCAGACGAACCGGGCGATGCTGCGCGCCCGGGACGCGATGGACCGCGCGTACGCGCAACCGCTGGACATCCCGACGCTGGCGAGGATCGCGTACGTCTCCGAGGCGCACTTCATCCGTACGTTCCGGGCGACCTTCGGGGAGACGCCGCACCGCTACCTGCAACGGCGTCGGGTGGAGCGGGCCATGTACCTCCTCCTGCACACCGAGCAGGACGTGACCGAGGTGTGCAACGCGGTCGGGTTCGGCAGTCTCGGCACGTTCAGCCGCACCTTCCGACAGATCGTCGGCGAGTCGCCCACCGACTACCGCAAGCGGCGCATCGCGCCGACCGCGCCGGTGCCGGGCTGCTTCACCAAAGCCTGGACGAGGCCGAGCAGTTTTGGATAA
- a CDS encoding VOC family protein: MTMNAISRSQVYVLDQDEALDFYVGKLGLEVNTDQDLGFMRWLTVNLPGDRGREILLEKPGPPSLDPATAEQVRELLTKGAAGGFLFMTTDDAHKTHEELVAKGVDITDEPMERPYGIDFGIRDPFGNKIRIGQMFAQS; this comes from the coding sequence ATGACGATGAACGCGATCAGCCGCTCCCAGGTCTACGTCCTCGACCAGGACGAGGCGCTCGACTTCTATGTGGGCAAGCTCGGCCTGGAAGTGAACACCGACCAGGATCTGGGCTTCATGCGGTGGCTCACGGTGAACCTGCCCGGTGACCGGGGGCGCGAGATCCTGCTGGAGAAGCCCGGACCGCCGAGCCTCGACCCGGCCACCGCCGAGCAGGTCCGCGAGCTGCTCACCAAGGGGGCGGCCGGCGGCTTCCTGTTCATGACCACGGACGACGCCCACAAGACGCACGAGGAACTCGTCGCCAAGGGCGTGGACATCACCGACGAGCCGATGGAACGGCCGTACGGGATCGACTTCGGCATCCGTGACCCGTTCGGCAACAAGATCCGCATCGGGCAGATGTTCGCGCAGTCTTGA
- a CDS encoding transposase family protein: MLSYPAAIPLSTRSLNHLAALIRTRRQQRRSRWRRLAPGRQALLALAHLRNGDTLARLAVGFEIGVTTAWRYVREAIDLLAATAGDLATAMTRIRLLAYAILDGTLIPIDRVANQKPYYSGKHKRHGVNVQVIADAAGRLVWASAALPGSTHDLTAARAHGIIDVLTSADVMTFADKGYQGTHGSVRTPFKRRRFRPKLSSRQRAVNRAHAKIRARGERAIATLKTWKILIKLRCCPRRATAIVQAILVLHHVEADRHAR, encoded by the coding sequence GTGCTGTCTTACCCTGCCGCGATTCCGTTGTCCACCCGCAGCCTGAACCACCTCGCCGCCCTCATCCGAACCCGCCGCCAGCAGCGACGGTCCCGGTGGCGACGCCTCGCCCCCGGCCGGCAAGCCCTGCTCGCCCTTGCCCACTTGCGCAACGGCGACACCCTGGCCCGCCTGGCCGTCGGATTCGAGATCGGCGTCACGACGGCCTGGCGCTATGTCCGCGAGGCCATCGACCTGCTCGCCGCGACCGCCGGCGACCTGGCCACGGCCATGACCAGGATCCGGCTGCTCGCCTACGCGATCCTCGACGGCACCCTGATCCCGATCGACCGGGTCGCCAACCAGAAGCCGTACTACTCCGGGAAGCACAAGCGTCACGGAGTGAACGTGCAGGTCATCGCCGATGCAGCCGGGCGTCTCGTCTGGGCCTCGGCCGCGCTGCCCGGCTCGACGCACGACCTGACCGCCGCCCGCGCCCACGGCATCATCGACGTCTTGACCAGCGCCGACGTGATGACCTTCGCGGACAAGGGCTATCAAGGCACCCACGGCAGCGTGCGCACCCCGTTCAAGCGGCGCCGCTTCCGGCCGAAGCTGTCATCCCGGCAGAGAGCCGTCAACCGGGCCCACGCGAAGATCCGCGCTCGCGGCGAACGCGCGATCGCCACCCTCAAGACCTGGAAAATCCTGATCAAGCTGCGCTGCTGCCCACGCCGAGCGACCGCGATCGTGCAAGCCATCCTCGTCCTGCACCACGTCGAAGCCGACCGCCACGCACGATGA
- the ilvD gene encoding dihydroxy-acid dehydratase: MPELRSKTSTHGRMMAGARALWRATGMTDDDFGKPIVAIANSFTQFVPGHVHLKDLGGLVAEAVAEAGGVGREFNTIAVDDGIAMGHAGMLYSLPSRELIADAVEYMVNAHCADVLVCISNCDKITPGMLLAALRLNIPTVFVSGGPMEAGKTVAIEGVVHSKIDLIDAMVASSNEAVTDDQLDAIERSACPTCGSCSGMFTANSMNCLTEAIGLALPGNGSTLATHAARRALFVEAGRTAVEIARRWYDQDDASVLPRMVASRAAFENAVALDVAMGGSTNTILHLLAAAREAEMDFTVADIDAISRRVPCLSKVAPNSPQYHMEDVHRAGGIPAILGELDRAGLLHRDVHAVHSPSLDQWLADWDVRGGSATPEAIELFHAAPGGVRTTEPFSTTNRWSSLDTDAANGCIHDREHAYSADGGLAILHGNIAPDGCVVKTAGVPEECLTFRGPAKVYESQDDAVTAILAKEIVAGDVVVIRYEGPKGGPGMQEMLYPTSFLKGRGLGRACALLTDGRFSGGTSGLSIGHVSPEAASGGLIALVEPGDEIVIDIPNRSIDLNVPADVLEARRIAQEKRDRPYTPVDRQRPVSAALRAYASMATSASDGAYRRVPE, encoded by the coding sequence ATGCCTGAGCTGCGGTCGAAGACCTCCACGCACGGTCGGATGATGGCCGGCGCCCGGGCCCTGTGGCGGGCCACCGGGATGACCGACGACGATTTCGGCAAGCCGATCGTCGCCATCGCGAACAGTTTCACCCAGTTCGTGCCGGGTCACGTACACCTCAAGGACCTCGGCGGGCTGGTCGCCGAAGCGGTGGCCGAGGCCGGCGGCGTGGGCCGGGAGTTCAACACGATCGCGGTCGACGACGGCATCGCCATGGGCCACGCCGGCATGCTCTACTCCCTGCCCAGCCGGGAGTTGATCGCCGACGCGGTGGAGTACATGGTCAACGCGCACTGCGCGGACGTCCTGGTCTGCATCTCCAACTGCGACAAGATCACCCCGGGCATGCTGCTGGCCGCGCTGCGGCTGAACATCCCGACGGTCTTCGTCTCCGGCGGCCCGATGGAGGCCGGCAAGACGGTGGCGATCGAGGGCGTCGTCCACTCCAAGATCGACCTGATCGACGCGATGGTCGCCTCCTCGAACGAGGCCGTCACCGACGACCAGCTCGACGCCATCGAGCGCTCCGCCTGCCCGACCTGCGGCTCCTGCTCCGGCATGTTCACCGCCAACTCCATGAACTGCCTGACCGAGGCGATCGGGCTGGCCCTGCCGGGCAACGGCTCGACGCTGGCCACCCACGCCGCCCGCCGGGCGCTCTTCGTCGAGGCCGGCCGCACCGCCGTGGAGATCGCCAGGCGGTGGTACGACCAGGACGACGCCTCGGTGCTGCCGAGGATGGTGGCCTCCCGGGCCGCGTTCGAGAACGCCGTCGCGCTGGACGTGGCGATGGGCGGCTCGACGAACACGATCCTGCACCTGCTGGCCGCCGCCCGCGAGGCCGAGATGGACTTCACCGTGGCCGACATCGACGCGATCTCCCGCCGGGTGCCCTGCCTGTCCAAGGTCGCCCCGAACTCGCCGCAGTACCACATGGAGGACGTGCACCGGGCCGGTGGCATCCCGGCCATCCTCGGCGAACTCGACCGGGCCGGGTTGTTGCACCGGGACGTGCACGCGGTGCACTCCCCCTCGCTCGACCAGTGGCTGGCCGACTGGGACGTGCGCGGCGGCTCGGCCACCCCGGAGGCGATCGAGCTGTTCCACGCCGCGCCCGGTGGCGTGCGGACCACCGAGCCGTTCTCCACCACCAACCGCTGGTCGAGCCTGGACACCGACGCCGCGAACGGCTGCATCCACGACCGGGAGCACGCGTACTCCGCCGACGGCGGGCTGGCCATCCTGCACGGCAACATCGCGCCCGACGGCTGCGTGGTGAAGACCGCCGGGGTGCCCGAGGAGTGCCTCACCTTCCGGGGGCCGGCGAAGGTCTACGAGTCGCAGGACGACGCGGTGACCGCCATCCTGGCCAAGGAGATCGTCGCCGGGGACGTCGTGGTGATCCGCTACGAGGGCCCCAAGGGCGGCCCCGGCATGCAGGAGATGCTCTACCCCACCTCGTTCCTGAAGGGCCGGGGGCTGGGCCGGGCCTGCGCACTGCTCACCGACGGCCGGTTCTCCGGCGGCACCTCCGGGCTCTCCATCGGGCACGTCTCGCCCGAGGCGGCCTCCGGCGGGCTGATCGCGCTGGTGGAGCCGGGCGACGAGATCGTCATCGACATCCCGAACCGGTCGATCGACCTGAACGTGCCGGCCGACGTGCTGGAGGCCCGCCGGATCGCCCAGGAGAAGCGGGACCGCCCGTACACCCCGGTCGACCGGCAGCGTCCGGTCTCCGCCGCGCTGCGCGCGTACGCCTCGATGGCCACCTCGGCCAGCGACGGCGCTTACCGCCGCGTCCCGGAATGA
- a CDS encoding putative bifunctional diguanylate cyclase/phosphodiesterase codes for MHTPPAMIGVAVSSVLVALTAGVLLVLAVRRRSAPHRPAYALLAAGGVIALLTLLVGATEALTVGGHWAHEQSQRTGWATLVAFGTAASSLLFGAGLLRMPGVAGSASSAARLALDGVIVGAALWFVGWVLLSEPTRLLGAATPTACPAILVASASAALSTGLAAIMVFRAPPPRQHLAVLGGGITVATGGGLAIAAGLCQGGPGVTFTGAAVLALGLLAAALAVRRIDPPDQVAVDVIRRDSEYAVVPMVAMAASAMYHLFQDGRFDGPAIVAGSIEGFALVARQYLTLHDVRAYARRLAEREAHFRQLAHTDALTGLANRRGLLQAMHRSAEARVPCVLLGLDLDGFKNVNDMRGHDVGDAVLAEVGRRLRGNLRPGDLAARLGGDEFAVLMHGGPAEAGVVAERLLRVLGGAYEQSEGPVFLSVSIGLAGWAEEPDVELLLRHADAALRYAKQSGKNRIERYDGAYDRLLRRRTTLEHELRGAIERDELRLVFQPVASLPSVRPVGAEALLRWRHPELGNVRPDEFIPLAEECGMIAKLGAWVLHQACYQLSRWLAEGHDVWVSVNVSPHELHAAEYVVQVAEALRAHHVPPQRLVLEVTEHAVATDLDELIRRLTALRLTGVRIALDDFGAGYSSLGQLRRLPIDILKIDHSLVAEHEPVRPVGQDGPAFAPMVDIVMRLGHQLGLEVIAEGVTNPTELAAVVAAGCRFGQGALFGWGVPAEHLEAMLEAATSPGARPLRPVPVGETPTRPYQPPLPRPVESASEHVGPGAGGVPEGTRRNP; via the coding sequence GTGCACACACCCCCGGCCATGATCGGTGTCGCGGTGTCGAGCGTGCTGGTCGCCCTCACGGCCGGTGTGCTGCTCGTCCTGGCGGTCCGCCGCCGGTCCGCCCCGCACCGCCCGGCGTACGCGTTGCTGGCCGCAGGCGGCGTGATCGCCCTGCTGACCCTGCTGGTCGGGGCGACCGAGGCGCTCACCGTCGGCGGGCACTGGGCGCACGAGCAGTCGCAGCGCACCGGCTGGGCCACGCTGGTCGCGTTCGGCACGGCGGCGAGCAGCCTGCTCTTCGGTGCCGGCCTGCTCCGGATGCCCGGGGTCGCCGGCTCGGCGAGCTCCGCCGCCCGACTGGCCCTGGACGGGGTGATCGTCGGCGCCGCGCTCTGGTTCGTGGGGTGGGTGCTGCTCTCCGAGCCGACCCGACTGCTCGGCGCGGCCACCCCGACGGCCTGCCCGGCGATCCTGGTCGCCTCGGCCAGCGCGGCGCTGAGCACCGGACTGGCCGCGATCATGGTCTTCCGTGCCCCGCCGCCCCGGCAGCACCTCGCGGTGCTCGGTGGCGGGATCACCGTGGCCACCGGTGGCGGGCTGGCCATCGCGGCCGGGCTCTGCCAGGGCGGGCCGGGCGTGACCTTCACCGGTGCGGCGGTACTCGCCCTGGGCCTGCTCGCCGCCGCGCTGGCGGTACGCCGGATCGACCCGCCCGACCAGGTCGCCGTCGACGTGATCCGCCGCGACAGCGAGTACGCGGTGGTGCCGATGGTCGCGATGGCCGCCTCGGCGATGTACCACCTGTTCCAGGACGGCCGGTTCGACGGTCCGGCCATCGTCGCCGGCAGCATCGAGGGCTTCGCCCTGGTCGCCCGGCAGTACCTCACCCTGCACGACGTGCGCGCCTACGCCCGGCGGCTCGCCGAGCGGGAGGCGCACTTCCGCCAGCTCGCGCACACCGACGCGCTGACCGGGCTGGCCAACCGGCGGGGGCTGTTGCAGGCGATGCACCGGTCCGCCGAGGCCCGGGTGCCCTGCGTCCTGCTCGGCCTGGACCTGGACGGCTTCAAGAACGTCAACGACATGCGTGGGCACGACGTCGGTGACGCGGTGCTGGCCGAGGTGGGCCGGCGGCTGCGCGGCAACCTGCGCCCCGGTGACCTGGCCGCCCGGCTGGGCGGTGACGAGTTCGCGGTGCTCATGCACGGTGGTCCGGCCGAGGCGGGAGTGGTGGCCGAGCGGCTGCTCAGGGTGCTCGGCGGTGCCTACGAGCAGTCCGAGGGGCCGGTGTTCCTCTCGGTCAGCATCGGCCTGGCGGGCTGGGCCGAGGAGCCCGACGTCGAGCTGCTGCTACGTCACGCGGATGCCGCCCTGCGCTACGCCAAGCAGAGCGGCAAGAACCGCATCGAGCGCTACGACGGGGCGTACGACCGGTTGCTGCGTCGCCGGACGACGCTGGAGCACGAGCTGCGCGGCGCGATCGAGCGCGACGAGCTGCGGTTGGTCTTCCAGCCGGTGGCGTCGCTGCCGTCGGTGCGTCCGGTCGGTGCCGAGGCGCTGCTGCGCTGGCGCCATCCGGAGCTGGGCAACGTCCGGCCGGACGAGTTCATCCCGCTCGCCGAGGAGTGCGGGATGATCGCCAAGCTCGGTGCCTGGGTGCTGCACCAGGCGTGCTACCAGCTGTCCCGCTGGCTGGCCGAGGGGCACGACGTCTGGGTGTCGGTCAACGTCTCGCCGCACGAGCTGCACGCCGCCGAGTACGTGGTGCAGGTCGCCGAGGCGCTGCGCGCGCACCACGTCCCGCCGCAGCGGCTGGTGCTGGAGGTCACCGAACACGCGGTCGCCACCGATCTGGACGAGCTGATCCGGCGGCTGACCGCGCTGCGTCTGACCGGTGTGCGGATCGCGCTGGACGACTTCGGGGCGGGCTACTCGTCGTTGGGGCAGTTGCGTCGGCTCCCGATCGACATTCTCAAGATCGACCACAGTCTGGTCGCCGAGCACGAGCCGGTCCGGCCGGTGGGGCAGGACGGCCCGGCCTTCGCGCCGATGGTCGACATCGTGATGCGGCTGGGGCACCAGCTCGGGCTCGAGGTCATCGCCGAGGGCGTGACCAACCCCACGGAACTGGCCGCGGTGGTCGCCGCCGGCTGCCGGTTCGGTCAGGGCGCGCTGTTCGGCTGGGGCGTACCGGCCGAGCACCTGGAGGCGATGCTGGAGGCGGCGACGTCGCCGGGTGCCCGTCCGCTCCGTCCGGTGCCGGTGGGTGAGACGCCGACACGTCCCTACCAGCCGCCCCTTCCGCGCCCGGTCGAGAGCGCGTCCGAGCACGTCGGGCCCGGTGCGGGCGGCGTGCCGGAGGGAACGCGCCGAAATCCGTGA